One Trichormus variabilis 0441 genomic window, CTGCTGTTACCGACTTCCTGCCTTCTAATGACTGCATCACCATCACCTTTTATATGCTTGATTAGTCTTTCAAATAATGGTGTGAATTCGGAGTTAAGGTGATGTTCTTTCTGTAACTAACTTGTCAACTTTTCTGGGTCAAATCCCATAACATATATTATCCTGGACGCTGAAACTGGCTATGGCATTCATCAAGATACAGAACGTTGTCATTAATACCAGCTACGTGGCTGCGGTGAAGCTAGAAAATCAAACTAGTTTGGGAGAAAAAAGCGTTTCTGTCCTAATAGCTACTCCTCAGTTGCCATCGTTCCAGTGGGATACAATTGCTCAAAATCTCTACCATTACGAATGGATAGAATTTACTGGTCAAGCAGCTACCGTGATCCAAGATTATTTTACCAGTTTCAACAACGTGATTGACCTATTACCACAATATCAAGAGTCAAGCGTTGGATAACATTCTACTGATTCAGGGTATAGGGGTGCATGGGTATAGGGGTATATGTGTAGGTTATAAAAATTTTCAACCCTTACACCAATTTTTTATAAAGCTGCATAGAATCAGATCCCCCCTAGCCCCCCTTCAAAAGGGGGGAACCGGAAAAACACATATCAAAGTCCCCCTTAAAAAGGGGGATTTAGGGGGATCGAAATATGTGCAACTTCACATTAAATTGGTATTACACCCCCACACCCTCAGACTCCTATACCCTTCAAATTAACAGGGTTGAATGACCAGTATGTATAGTGTGGTGTTTCAAAAAAGCATTTAGCCTGACCTACAGCAATAGCAATTCTCCAAAATTCAGTCATAAATTCAAGCTCGAAAACCTGAGAGAAGATTGGTTTTTAAATTCTAAATTTTGAATTTTGTTGGCGTTCGCGGTAGCGTCTCGTAGAGAAGCCTTTCCGTAGGGTATTTTGAATTTTGAATTTTGCGGAAAGTTCTGTAGGCGGGTTTCCCGCCGTAGAAAACTTTCCAAGACGAATTTTGAATTGATACACGCTGTGCCAACGCACATAGGATAGCTAGTTGCTAACAAGAACGAATCGATTATTTTAACTGAGCAACAGAAACTACTGTAGCTGCAATTTTCACAGTACTTCAGAACAGTATATGTCCTATGTCTGCTAATCCAATTGATACAGCCTTAGCGGAGTTAGAAGCCCAAATAAATAACTGCGAAAAGGCTTTGTTGAGGTGTATTGAGGAAAAGAAAATGAAATCAGAAAAACCAATGTCAATCAACAAAATTAATAGACAGCTACAACATAATCCTATTGCCATTATTGGCATGGCTTCCCTACTACCCGAAGCGAGAAATTTACGGGAGTATTGGCAAAATATAGTTAACAAAATTGATTGTATTACTGATGTTCCCTCTACTCACTGGAGCGTTGAAGATTACTACGACCCCAACCCCAGAACCACCGAAGATAAAACCTATTGTAAACGGGGTGGCTTTATTCCGGAGGTTGATTTTAACCCAATGGAATTTGGGATTCCTCCCAGCATCTTGGAAGTAACCGACGTTTCCCAACTATTAAGTTTAGTAGTTGCGAAAGAAGCAATGGAAGATGCAGGTTACGGCGAATCCCGCGAATTTAACCGCGATTTGGTGGGGGTAATCTTAGGTGTGGCGATGGCGAAACAATTGGGTATGCCATTGTCTGCACGGTTAGAATATCCAATTTGGGAAAAAGTTCTCAAAAATAGCGGACTCTCCGACGAAGACACCAAAAAAATCGTCGATAAAATCAAAAGTGCTTACGTCAAGTGGGATGAAAACGCCTTCCCCGGTATGCTGGCTAACGTTGTGGCTGGACGCATCGCCAACCGCTTGAACTTTGGCGGGATGAACTGCGTTGTGGATGCAGCTTGTGCGAGTTCCTTCGGTGCATTGAAGATGGCGATTAGTGAACTAGTCGAACATCGCGCCGATATGATGCTGACTGGTGGTGTGGATACAGATAACACCATCATGGCTTATATTTCCTTCAGCAAAACCCCAGCCGTATCTCCTGGTGATAACGTCAAACCCTTCGACGCTAAATCCGACGGGATGATGTTAGGTGAAGGTATTTGTATGCTGGTGCTGAAGCGCTTGGAAGATGCAGAACGTGATGGCGATCGCATTTACGCAGTCATCAAAGGGATTGGTACTTCTAGCGATGGTCGCTACAAGAGTATATATGCACCCCGTAAGGAAGGACAAGTCAACGCCCTACGCCGTGCTTATGAAGATGCAGGTTTCTCTCCCGCAACCGTTGGTCTAATGGAAGCCCACGGTACTGGGACAATGGCTGGCGACCCCACCGAGTTCGGTTCTTTAAGAGATTTCTTTGGCGAACACGACAAGAAAAAGCAGCATATTGCTTTGGGTAGTGTGAAATCCCAAATCGGTCACACCAAAGCGGCGGCTGGTGCAGCCAGCTTGGTTAAAACAGCTTTGGCGCTGCATCATAAAGTATTACCAGCGACAATTAACATCACTGAGCCTAACCCCAAGCTCAACATTACAGAATCCGCTTTTTATCTCAATACTGAAACCAGACCTTGGATTCGTCCAGAAGGGGAACCACCAAGAAGGGCTGGGGTGAGTTCCTTCGGTTTTGGTGGAACAAACTACCACGTAGTTCTCGAAGAACACGAAGCCGAACAAAATCGCCCTTACCGCTTACACAACAGCGCCAGCGAAATCTTACTGTTTGCGGCGAACCCGGCGGAACTCCTCAAACAATGTGAGGAAGTTTTAGGTAAGTTGCAATCAGAGGGTGGTGACAAGCACTATTCCCAATTAGTTCGGGATTGTCAAGCGTTACAAATTCCGCAAAATGCAGCTAGGGTCGGCTTTGTCGCGGAGAACTTGCAGGAAGCTTGCAAGTTCATGCAAACCAGCATTGACTGGCTAAAACATAAGGCTGGTGTAGCAAATTGGGAACATCCCCAAGGGATTTATTACCGCGCTTCCGGGATGGAATTAAACGGTAAAGTCGTCTCCCTGTTCTCCGGTCAAGGTTCCCAATACCTGGAAATGGGACGGGAACTGGTGATGAACTTCCCCACCTTGCGCCGTTTGTTTGGTTACATGGATGGGTTGTTGCTCAAAGATAACTTACGCCCCCTATCTGAGATTGTTTTCCCCCATCCTGTGTTCTCTGAAGCCGAGAAAAATGCTCAAGTTGCTGCACTGCAACGCACAGAATATGCACAGCCAGCGATTGGGGCATTTAGCGCCGGATTGTATGCCATCCTGAAGCAAGCTGGATTTAAATCTGACTTTGTCGCCGGACACAGCTTTGGGGAAATCACCGCTTTGTGGGCTGCGGGTGTGTTGAGTGACGCAGATTATATGTACCTAGTGAAAGCTAGGGGTCAAGCAATGGCTGCGCCAGAAGACCCAGACCATGATGCGGGGACAATGTTGGCGGTGAAGGAAGACCTGAGCAAAATTGAACCCATCCTCAAGCAGTTTCCTCAAGTTAGCATCGCTAATTACAATTCTCCCACCCAGATTGTTTTAGCAGGGCCGACCGCCGAAATCGCTAAAGTCCGTCAAGCTTTACAAGCCCAAGGTTACGCGGCTGTACCCTTACCAGTGTCCGCCGCCTTCCACACCTCACTGATTGCTTTCGCCCAAAAATCCTTTGCGATCGCCACTAAGTCAGTCCAATTCAATGAGCCGAAAATCCCTGTATTCACCAACGTTACAGGTAAGCCTTATCCCAAAGAACCCCAAGCGATTCAAAAAATCCTAGAAACTCACCTGGCTAACTCGGTGTTGTTCAAACAGGAAATTGAAAATATCTATGCGGCTGGTGGTCATTGCTTCGTAGAATTTGGGCCGAAGCGGATTCTTACCAACTTGGTGAAAGATATTCTCGGCGATCGCCCCCACATCACCGTATCTTTGAACCCCAGCACCCAAAAGAACAGCGATCGCTCTTTGCGGGAAGCAGCCGTACAAATGCGCGTGATTGGGATGCAGTTGCAGAACCTCGACCCATATCAAGCCCCACCTGCACTACCCCCAACTGAGACCAAGAAAGGTCTGAGTGTCACCTTACGGGGTATCAACTACAGATCGGAAAAAACCAAAAAGGCATGGGAAGACGCAATGAACGATGGGTTCAAAGTCTCCTTACCTCCTGCACCCACTGTCACAGTTCCCCCCGTCAAAGAGACAAACGGTAACGGACACAGCAAAATTTCCGAACTGCCGAAAATTATTAATAACTCTACTAGTGTTACCCCTGTCAAACCTGAAATGAATTCTGCGATCGTTTCACCTCAACTAGTCGAAGAAAAGAAGATGCAAACACCAGAAAAACTGGACAACTACAAGCGAGTGCTAGAAAGCCTAGAGTACCTGACAACTCAGTTTCAACAAAACCAAACTGAGAATCTCCAAGTTCATGGTACTTACCTCAACCATCAGATGGAATACACCAAAGCATTCTTCCAACTGATGCAGCAACAAAACACCTTGTTTGCAAACGCTAAATCTTCCCAAGAAGCTGCCCAGCTAAAACTAGTGGTGATGGAAAGTTTAGAGCGCAGCATGATGCAGTTTCACTCCCAACAAGGCGAAACCCTCCGCATCCATGAAAAATATCTCCAGGAACAGGTAGCATACGCCAGAGAATTTTTTGAACTGATTCAACAACAATACTCAATGGTGTTGTCTGGTCAGGTGAATCCCCCAGCAACTCCAACACCAGTCAAGGAAGTTCCTGCTTTCACCATCGAAGCACCTGTAACTCCCACCCCCAAAATAGTTGAGCCTCAACCTGAGTCTGTAGTCAAAAATGGCTTTAGCATAGTTGACGCACCCATTCCCCCTGCACCCACAACCTGGGAAATTCAGTCTGAGCTTGTGGTGACAGCACCCGCTTCTGTCGTCTCTACAATTGAGCCTGAGCCAGTAATTGCCGCACCTGTAGTCAACCAAGTTGCAGAATTTACTCCTGCACCTGCACCTGTAGTCGCTCCTGTCATTACACCAGCTATTGATGTTGCTGACTTGGATAAGAATCTTCTAGCAATCATCAGTGATAAGACTGGTTACCCAGTGGAAATGCTGGAACTGGAAATGGACATGGAGGCGGACTTAGGGATTGACTCCATCAAGCGGGTAGAAATCTTAGGCGGATTACAAGAAGTGTATCCCGACCTACCCAAGCCCAACTTAGAAGAACTGGCAGAAAAACGCACCATCGGACAGATTGTCGATTATCTCAAAGCTAACACCGCTATTAGCCAATCTGTAGGCATTGCCATTCAGCAAGCGCAACAAGCAGCCGAGATGCCAACACTGGTAGTCACTGCAAGTATACCTACACCAGCCCCCGTAGTTGTGCCTGAGCCTGTAGCTATCCCCGCAACTCCAGCACCGGCAGCCCCAACCGACACCTCAGACTACGCAGACTTAGGACAAACCCTACTCAACATTACTAGCGATAAGACTGGCTACCCAGTAGAAATGCTAGAACTCGATATGGACATGGAAGCAGACCTGGGGATTGACTCCATCAAACGGGTAGAAATCCTGGGAGCAATGCAGGAAGCGTACCCCAACCTACCCAAGCCCAACATCGAGGAATTAGGCGACCTCCGCACCATTCGGCAAATTGTTGACTACCTCCAGAAGCTGGCGGGAGGTGAAAAAAAAAAGTCTCAGTCTGAGCGGGACTGGCAACCAGTCAGCATAATCGGCAACGTTCCTCGCTGTCCAGCCAAACTCAAATACCTACCAACACCGGATAGCTTAGACTTTTCTTTACCAGAGGGACACATCTGTTTAATTACCGATGATGGTTCCCTCACCACCTCCCAAGTAGCCCAATCTCTGACAGAGCGTGGTTGGAAAGTTGTAGTCCTAAGCTTCCCCCAATCCCTAGTTCCCCATCAGTCCACCTTACCCGCCAGCGTCCACCGCGTCACCCTCGCAGATATGAGTGAAGAACTACTCCAACACAAATTATCTGCGATCGCCACCAACTACGGCAAGATTGGCGCTTTCATCCACATCCACCCAGTGTTCCAAAACTTGGGAATTTACATACCACAAGAAAAGTCAATTGTCAAGCACGTATTTTTCCTGGCGAAACATTTGAAAAAATCCCTCACGGAAGCCGGACGCTATGAGCGCAGTTGTTTTGTGACGGTGACTCGATTGGATGGAGCCTTTGGCTTAGAGCATAACACCAATTTTGGCGCGATCGCCGGTGGGTTGTTTGGACTAGTGAAAACTCTCAGATGGGAATGGCCGAATGTCTTCACCAGAGGGATTGACTTAAGCCCCGCGTTGAACCCTCAGCAGTCAGCACAGTTTATTCTCGACGAATTACACGACTCCAACCTCTATATCCCTGAAGTCGCTTACGGTTCTCAAGGCCGTGTCACCCTCATCAGTTAATTACTCCGCGTACCTTTGCGTTCCTCTGCGTTGAGAAATATGCTTTTTTATCTCACGCAGAGACGCAGCGAAAAGTTCCTCGAAGCCGGGTTTCCCGGCGTAGGAAACTTTTCAAGACAGAGGCGCAGAGAGATAAATGAGATACTTTTAGAATTCAAGTATATGACTACACTCACTCAAGTTCGTCCTGCTTCGGTTTTTGTTGTAAGTGGCGGTGCGAAAGGCATTACGGCGCAATGTGTGATTGAATTGGCGCAGCACCAGCCTTGTCGTTTTATTCTCCTTGGTCGGTCGGAAGTTATTGAAAGTGAGCCGGATTTTGCTCGTGATTGTGTTGAGGAGTCGGTTTTAAAAAAAGCGATTATGCAGCACCTGGTGGCGCAAGGGGAAAAGCCTACGCCGATGAGTGTACAGAAGGTTTATCACAAGATTGTTTCTAGTCGGGAAATTAAGGCGACTTTGGAGGCGATCGCAGCGACGGGGTCACAGGTAGAATATATTGATGTTGATGTGACTAATGTGGCTGAGTTACGCCAAAAGTTAGCGGCTGTGGGGAAAATAACAGGTATTATCCACGGTGCGGGTAATTTGGCGGATAAGTTAATTGAGAAGAAGACAGACCAGGATTTTGAGAAGGTTTACACGGCGAAGGTGCAAGGTTTAGAAAATCTGCTGTCTTGTGTGGATGCTAATCAGTTAGAACATTTGGTGTTATTTTCCTCGGTGGCTGGTTTTTATGGGAATATGGGGCAATCGGATTATGCGATCGCTAATGAAATTCTCAATAAGTCTGCCCATTTAATTAAGAAAAACTATCCCCAGTGTCACGTTGTGGCTATCAATTGGGGTGGTTGGGATAGTGGGATGGTGACACCAGAACTGAAAAAAGCTTTTGCAGAACGGGGAATTGATATTATCCCTGTGGATGTAGGGACAAAGATGCTGGTGAATGAATTACATCCTAGTCACCATGATTCTACACAAGTAGTCATTGGTAGCCCTATTATCCCCGCACCAGGAAACATTGACCCCCAGTTACGCAGCTATCGCATCCGTCGCCGCATGACTGTAGAGGCTAATCCCTTTCTCCTAGACCATGTGATTGCTGGTACTCCAGTATTACCAGCTACCTGTGGGATGTCTTGGATGATTAATGCTTGTGAGGAGTGTTATCCCGGTTACAGGTATTTCCGTTGTCAAGATTTTAAAATTTTGAAGGGTATTACTTTCAATGACAAGGTAGCTACCGAACATATTTTAGAAATACAAGAAGTTGCGAAACATGGTTCTGAATCCATTGAATTTCAGACCAAGATACTCAGCAAGACACCGGAAGGGAAAATTCATTATCACTTCAGCGCTCACATCACCATAGTGCGGGATTTACCACCAGCGCCAGTGTATGAATCTCTCGACCTCACAGAAGATCATACCATTGGGGCGATCAGTAAAGATTTTTATCAAAAGGGGGGTTTATCCCTATTTCATGGTACTTCTTTCCAAGAAATCACCAGAGTTTTAAATATCAATTCCCGGAAAATTACTGTTGAATGTTGTTGGGCAGAAATTCCCCTCGAAGTTCAAGGACAATTCCCCGTCAAATGGCACAATCCGTACGCCACAGATTTGAGTACACAACCCCTATGGTTATGGTTGAGTCATGTACATCAAGAAGTATGCTTACCCGGACAAATAACTAAATCAGAACAGTTTCGAGCCATCCCTCGCAACAAACCATTTTATGTTTCTTGCGAAATCGAAAACAAAACACCATCTGGTGTCACAGCTGATATCATCTTGCATGACCGAGAAGGAAAAATCTACTTCCGTATTTACCAAGCGAAAGCAATCATTGCACCGATGAATTTACACTAACCAAAGTCAGAGTTGTGGGGAGCAGGTGATGAATGAAAGTTCAAACTCTTAATCCTCTCTGCGCCTCTGCGTGATAGAAATCATCAACCCTGACACACTCCCCAATTCTTAAAATAAAACCCTCAAAATATCCTAAATGATTTAGGATTGCTATAGTAGGCCGAAATGAAATCAGCCTCATATCTTTGCTTGTCTGTAAAGTAGCGTAAATCCTGTAAGACTGCGATTTGATTTTTGCCAAAAATGCGGAGAATCCAAAAGGTTTCTTTCTTACTTCCTAACTATAGCGATTTGCAGTTGAGTCAAATACAGACCTAACCCCCAACCCCTTCCCTACAAGGGAAGGGGAGTAAGAATCAAAGCTTATTTCCTTGTAGGAGAGAGGCTTTAAAACCCAATTTTTCGCTGATATTTAACTCTTTACTCCCCTCTCCGCGTCGGAGAGGGGCTGGGGGAGAGGTCAAAAAAGACTTGTCGAACTCAAGTTATATTAAGTCTGGGGAATAGCGTAAATCCAATAATTCGTAATTCGTTATACCCTAACGAGGATATCAGTAGTGGAAAAAATCGCCATCATTGGCTTATCATGCCTGTTTCCTGATGCTAATAATCCTGAGCAATTTTGGCAGAATCTCACCGAGCAGAAAGATTCGACATCATCTGTAACTGTTGCCCAAATGGGTGTAGATCCCACAATATTTTACGACCCGGTAAAAGGCAAGCCGGAAAAATTTTATTTTCTCAAAGGTGGATTTATTCAAAACTTCCAATTTGATGCTAGTGAATACAATCTGCCATCAGAATATGTGGAAAGCTTGGATAATACCTTCAAATGGTCGCTATATGCGGCTAAACAAGCAATAAAACATAGTGGTTATTGGGGAAATCAAGATGTCCTATCTAAATGTGGAGTCATTTTAGGTACTCTCTCTTTCCCAACTAAGCTTTCTACTCAACTGGTTACACCTATTTATCGACAAACTATAGAACCTGCTGTTGCCGAACTTTTACAAAATCAAGATTTTCATCTGGCTGCTTTACCTACAGCAACTAAACCATCTCTACATAATGCGATGATATCTGGTTTACCAGCCGCATTAGTTGCTCAGGCTTTCTCTCTATCAGGTACTCATTTCTGTATCGATGCGGCTTGTTCTTCTGCTTTCTACGCTATCAAGTTAGCATCTCATTATCTGTGGACAGGTAAGGCTGATGTAATGTTAGCTGGTGCTATTAGTTGCTCAGACCCTTTGTTTTTGCGGATGTTGTTTTCTGGGATTCAAGGCTATCCAGAAAATGGGATTAGCTCTCCTTTAGATAAATCATCCAGAGGCTTAGTTACATCCGAAGGCATTGGTATGGTAATGCTAAAACGATATAGCGATGCTGTGAGGGATGGGGATAAAATTCTGGCTACAGTTTGTGGTAATGGTCTTTCTAATGATGGGAAGGGTAAGCATTTGCTCAGTCCCAACACGAAAGGGCAAGTTACAGCTTTTGAGAGAGCCTATAAAGAAGCCCAACTTAGCCCCAAAGCTATAGATTATATGGAGTGTCACGCTACCGGCACTTTGTTAGGAGATACGACGGAATTTAATTCCATCGAAAGCTTTTTTGGAGAACATCAAGCCGCACCATTAATAGGTTCAAGCAAAGCTAATGTAGGTCACTTGTTAGTTGCGGCGGGGATGGTGAGTTTAACGAAGGCGATTTACGGCATGAATTATGGTGTGATTCCACCCACGATTAATGTCAATGACCCTATAGGTACTGAAAACAATGTCATTTCTCCCCAAAACATTGTTCGGACTCCCACAGCCTGGCCTATCAATACCGGAACTAAACACGCGGCTTTAAGTGCTTTCGGTTTTGGTGGTACAAACTCCCATCTGATTTTGGAAAAAGCAGCAGATTTGTAGCCATAACTTGAGGGCTGAGGGAACACCAAAAAATAGGCGTTGCTGATTAGTTTAGTAGAGTGCGTCAGTATGAATAATTTCTGAGTATGTTTAGGTTTTATTGCACTGACGCACCTTACATCTACTCACTTCTGCCTCCTGCCTTTCTTCTATCAATTCAACCTTGACAGGCTAATAGTAAAGTGATGTTTGCAGCAGAAAATAACAACACAGCAAAAATCGCCATTGTAGGTATGGATGCCTTCTTTGGTGAGTGCAATGGCTTAGATGCTTTTGAACGCAGTATTTATGATGGTAAGCAGCATTTCATTACCCTACCGCCGAAAAGATGGTACGGTATTGACGAGCAGAAAGACTTACTGCAAGAGTATGGTTTAACTGATGGTAAAGCCCCTGTAGGTGCTTATATCAAAGACTTTGATTTAGACACTCTCGCTTATAAGATTCCTCCTAACGAAGTCGAAAAACTCAACCCTCAACAATTGCTACTGTTGACAGTGGCCGATCGCGCCCTGAAAGATGCGAAAATTCCTGAAGGTGGCAATGTAGCTGTGATTATTGCGGCTGAAGCCGAATTGTCTGTACACAAGCTACAGCAACGGTGGGATTCATCTTGGCAAGTTAAAGATGGTTTGAATGCGGCGGAAATTACCTTACCATCAACCCAAGTTTCCCAACTGGAAAGTATTGTTAAAGACAGTGTTCACCATCAGGTAGAAATTGGTGAGTATTTGAGCTACATCACCAATATCATGGCTAGTCGGATTTCCTCTTTGTGGAATTTCACCGGCCCTTCTTTCACCCTTACGGCTGTAGAAAGTTCGGCTTTTAAGGCGGTGGAAGTTGCCCAAATGCTGTTGATGACTCAAGAAGTGGATGCAGTGGTTGTGGGTGCGGTAGATTTGGCTGGCGGTGTGGAAAACGTATTATTACGTAGTCAAACCGCACCAATTAATACTGGCGCTAATACTCTCAGCTATGACCAAAAAGCCAATGGTTGGACGGTGGGAGAAGGGGCGGGTGCTGTTGTTCTCAAGCGTCATCAGCAAGCGATAGAAAATGGCGATCGCATTTATGCTGTAATTGATGCTATTAGTATTGGGCAATCCCACACCAAAGTCTATGGGGGCAGTGTTAACCAAGCCTGTCAGCAAGCCTTAAAGATGGCGGGTGTGCCACCTGAGCAAGTCAAGTATGTGGAGGTTTGCGCTAGTGGGATTCCCCAGGAAGATGAGGCAGAAATCGCTGGTTTAGTTCAGGCTTATCCATCGGTGGGTGATGGTTTGCACTGTGCAATTGGCAGTGTCAAAGCGAACATTGGTCATACTTTTGTGGCTTCGGGAATTGCCAGTTTAATTAAAACTGCTCTGTGTTTGTATTACAGATATATCCCGGCTACTCCTAACTGGTCTGGTGTGAAGACTCCCCAAGCATTTGAGGGTAGCCCCTTCTATGTAGTTACAGAATCTAGACCTTGGTTTCTCAGCAAGAACGCCTCCCGACGTATTGCGGCGATTAATGGTATGGGGTGTGATGGTAGTTATGCCCATGTCATCTTGTCGGAAGAAACTAATCAAGCCGAACGCCCGAATCAGTATTTGGAACAGATGCCCTTTTTGCTGTTCCCGGTGGCTGGTGATGACCGGACAAGCCTTTTAGAGGCTTTGGATAAGCTGCAAAAGAGTATTGCTGAGAGTGCTGATTTTTCTCGTAGTGCTAGCCTGGCTTTTACTACTTTCCAGCAGCAATCACAAGCTAACTACGCGGTATCAATTACGGGGCGGAACAAAAAAGAACTCCTCCGAGAAATCGAATCGGCACGGAAAGGTATTAACACAGCTTTTGATAAGGGTACAGATTGGCAAACCCCTGTAGGTAGTTATTTCACAGCCCAACCCTTGGGTAAAAAGGGTGAAGTGGCTTACGTGTATCCGGCGGCGGTTAATTCTTATATAGGTATCGGGCGCAATCTTTTCCGCCTCTTTCCCAAACTCCACGATAATTCTTTTGTTAAGAGCCTCTACAAACGGGCTGCGGATATTGAACGCTTAGTTTTCCCCAGAAGCTTAAGTAAGTTATCTACTAGGCAGTTAGAACAGCTAGAGAAAAAACTCTTGAGCGATTCCCTAGCGATGTTTGAAGCAGAAATTTTCTGCACCAGATTGCTGACGACAATTATTCGGGATGATTTTCAAGTCCACCCCAAATATGTGTTTGGCTACAGCTTGGGTGAAACCAGTATGATGGTTGCTCAAGGGATTTGGAGCAATTTTTCGGAAGTTAGTAACTCTTTTAACTCATCAACTTTATTTGGTGATAGGTTATCCGGGCCGAAAAATTCGGTGCGTGAGTATTGGGGATTACCAAAAGCTGCTACGGCTTCAGGTGATAATTTATGGGGTAATTATGTGCTGATGGCTAGTCCTGTCCAAGTGCGGGATGCTATCCGAAACGAACCCCGTGTTTATCTGACGCAAATTAATACACCGGAAGAGGTATTAATTGCCGGTGACCCAGCAGCTTGTCAAAGGGTGATTAAAACCATTGGCTGTAATTCTTTCACAGCGCCCTTTGATCATGTAATTCATTGTCAGGCCATGCGATCGGAGTATGATGAGTTTGTGCAATTAAATAGCTTACCAGTCCAAGATATTGCTGATATCACCTTCTACTCTGCGGCGGAGTATCAACCTATAAAACTGGAGACTGGAGTTGTGGCTAAAAGTCTGGCGACTGGGTTATCCCAAGAACTGGATTTTCCCAAATTAGTAAACCGCATCTACGACGACGGGGCAAAAATCTTTATTGAGGCTGGCCCTGGTAGTGTTTGTTCTCGTTGGATTGACAAAATTTTAGAAGACAAAGAACACATCACCGTTTCCCTCAATCGTCGAGGAATTGATGACCATACTTCTTTCGTGAAAGCTTTAGCTAAACTTGTCAGTCATCGGGTGAATGTGGATTTGTCACCACTGTACAGCCCAGTGATTGAAACTAGCAACTTAAATAAAGTCACACTGC contains:
- a CDS encoding PfaB family protein, with the protein product MFAAENNNTAKIAIVGMDAFFGECNGLDAFERSIYDGKQHFITLPPKRWYGIDEQKDLLQEYGLTDGKAPVGAYIKDFDLDTLAYKIPPNEVEKLNPQQLLLLTVADRALKDAKIPEGGNVAVIIAAEAELSVHKLQQRWDSSWQVKDGLNAAEITLPSTQVSQLESIVKDSVHHQVEIGEYLSYITNIMASRISSLWNFTGPSFTLTAVESSAFKAVEVAQMLLMTQEVDAVVVGAVDLAGGVENVLLRSQTAPINTGANTLSYDQKANGWTVGEGAGAVVLKRHQQAIENGDRIYAVIDAISIGQSHTKVYGGSVNQACQQALKMAGVPPEQVKYVEVCASGIPQEDEAEIAGLVQAYPSVGDGLHCAIGSVKANIGHTFVASGIASLIKTALCLYYRYIPATPNWSGVKTPQAFEGSPFYVVTESRPWFLSKNASRRIAAINGMGCDGSYAHVILSEETNQAERPNQYLEQMPFLLFPVAGDDRTSLLEALDKLQKSIAESADFSRSASLAFTTFQQQSQANYAVSITGRNKKELLREIESARKGINTAFDKGTDWQTPVGSYFTAQPLGKKGEVAYVYPAAVNSYIGIGRNLFRLFPKLHDNSFVKSLYKRAADIERLVFPRSLSKLSTRQLEQLEKKLLSDSLAMFEAEIFCTRLLTTIIRDDFQVHPKYVFGYSLGETSMMVAQGIWSNFSEVSNSFNSSTLFGDRLSGPKNSVREYWGLPKAATASGDNLWGNYVLMASPVQVRDAIRNEPRVYLTQINTPEEVLIAGDPAACQRVIKTIGCNSFTAPFDHVIHCQAMRSEYDEFVQLNSLPVQDIADITFYSAAEYQPIKLETGVVAKSLATGLSQELDFPKLVNRIYDDGAKIFIEAGPGSVCSRWIDKILEDKEHITVSLNRRGIDDHTSFVKALAKLVSHRVNVDLSPLYSPVIETSNLNKVTLRKITVGGDSISGKILSPENLQLFAEIREKKQQNIAPSGNALGINSTYLSHQKSLPKPKPFSAENIIEHGLKPEEPLKSSELTATQPAKPSDFLSNTTTDIEFATIINMLDLNKAQYQKLNANNLQITQNHTAFLKARQDFSQQMSEIIQLQMVCAEDLLQEDGN